In the Paenibacillus sp. FSL H7-0357 genome, one interval contains:
- the rsmD gene encoding 16S rRNA (guanine(966)-N(2))-methyltransferase RsmD: MRVVSGSAKGRPLKSVPGSGTRPTTDKVKEAVFSMIGPYFEGGAALDLFAGTGGLGIEALSRGMDSAVFVDMEQKSIDTVRANLKAAKLEAQAEVYRNDAGRALSALEKRGRSFDLVFLDPPYRLKHGDELMMAMAQKGLLRSDAVIVLEHESGYAYPEDIPGFYRTRQAVYGETTISIYQYESALREEAVSGKEGNDESAN, encoded by the coding sequence GTGAGAGTTGTATCGGGAAGTGCAAAGGGGAGGCCCCTGAAGAGTGTTCCGGGCAGCGGAACGCGGCCTACAACCGACAAGGTAAAAGAAGCGGTGTTCAGTATGATCGGTCCTTATTTTGAGGGCGGGGCAGCGCTTGATTTGTTCGCAGGTACTGGCGGTCTTGGCATTGAAGCCTTGAGCAGAGGGATGGACAGTGCGGTATTTGTGGATATGGAGCAGAAAAGCATCGACACGGTGCGTGCGAATCTGAAGGCAGCTAAGCTGGAAGCGCAAGCTGAGGTATACCGCAATGATGCCGGCAGAGCCCTTAGCGCGCTGGAGAAGCGGGGACGTTCGTTTGATCTTGTGTTCCTGGACCCGCCGTACAGGCTGAAGCATGGGGATGAGCTGATGATGGCGATGGCGCAAAAAGGTCTGCTCAGATCAGATGCGGTCATCGTGCTGGAGCATGAATCAGGCTATGCCTATCCGGAGGATATTCCGGGGTTCTATAGAACCAGACAGGCTGTATACGGCGAGACGACAATTTCAATCTATCAGTATGAATCCGCTCTCCGTGAAGAGGCTGTGAGTGGTAAGGAGGGTAATGATGAGTCTGCAAATTAG
- the coaD gene encoding pantetheine-phosphate adenylyltransferase, producing the protein MSLQIRKERVAIYPGSFDPVTMGHMDIIRRAAKQFDRLIVTVLNNLSKNPMFSVEERTELLRQATADIPNVEVDSFRDLLVNYLRQKDAQVIVRGIRTVTDFEYELQNASINHNLDPEAETIFMMTNPKYSYLSSSVVKEIAHFGGNVSDFVTPEVEQAMKLKFSRLDGGAK; encoded by the coding sequence ATGAGTCTGCAAATTAGAAAAGAACGTGTTGCCATTTATCCCGGGAGCTTTGATCCGGTTACGATGGGACATATGGATATTATCCGGCGTGCAGCCAAACAATTCGACAGACTGATTGTTACCGTGCTTAACAACCTAAGCAAGAATCCGATGTTTTCGGTAGAAGAGCGTACGGAGCTGCTGCGGCAGGCCACTGCGGATATTCCAAATGTGGAGGTTGACAGTTTCCGCGATCTGCTGGTTAATTATCTTCGCCAAAAGGACGCTCAAGTCATTGTCCGCGGGATCCGTACGGTCACTGACTTTGAATATGAATTGCAGAACGCATCCATTAATCATAATTTGGACCCTGAAGCGGAAACGATCTTTATGATGACCAATCCGAAATATTCCTACCTTAGCTCAAGTGTGGTCAAGGAAATCGCCCACTTTGGCGGGAATGTGTCGGATTTTGTGACCCCTGAGGTAGAACAGGCAATGAAGCTTAAATTCAGCCGTTTAGACGGCGGAGCCAAGTAA
- a CDS encoding nucleoside recognition domain-containing protein → MNNFKIRRFTSASVPFLSGAVAIVLAIAIILSPESSFQASLQGLKLWWTLVFPALLPFLMLSEMLTATGFVHGLGVLLEPVMTRIFRLPGAGGWTLALGMTAGFPAGAGGVQLLHKQGSITDKEAGRLASVAHFASPVTLLIVVGVAFLHSPAAGYTLLAIHWISGLAAGVTATLLTGRAKTEAPMVVPSQRKTASLPRRMHQAVSEARAKDGRGFGKLLGESVSTAVQSLMVIGGYMIMFAVVINIATSLVPQLPPALAASFLEIHLGANALTSELTAPHDFSSMGITGLALLSAALGWSGICGQLQALTLLKRAKISFLPYAAVRLLHGVFAFAFTLLLWNPLMNLRETVLPAVAGPEVAESTATLGALNVWSVVPQLLGLQSLLLMMIIALSAAVSAVTWLRRLNG, encoded by the coding sequence ATGAATAACTTTAAAATACGCCGGTTCACTTCAGCCTCGGTTCCCTTTCTGTCCGGGGCCGTTGCCATTGTGCTCGCCATTGCGATTATCTTATCGCCGGAGTCCTCCTTCCAGGCTTCCCTTCAGGGTCTGAAGCTCTGGTGGACACTTGTCTTCCCGGCGCTTCTGCCCTTTCTGATGTTATCAGAAATGCTCACAGCCACGGGATTCGTGCATGGACTCGGAGTACTGCTGGAGCCGGTGATGACCAGGATTTTCCGTCTTCCGGGGGCCGGAGGCTGGACACTCGCCCTCGGAATGACCGCCGGTTTCCCGGCTGGCGCAGGCGGTGTGCAATTGCTGCATAAGCAGGGCAGCATTACGGACAAGGAGGCCGGACGCTTGGCTTCCGTCGCCCACTTCGCCAGTCCGGTTACGCTGCTCATTGTAGTCGGCGTTGCTTTTCTGCACAGTCCTGCCGCCGGATATACCCTGCTGGCCATCCACTGGATTTCGGGACTTGCCGCAGGCGTAACCGCGACCCTGCTCACAGGTCGGGCGAAAACCGAAGCTCCGATGGTAGTTCCATCACAGCGCAAAACGGCTTCATTGCCCAGACGGATGCATCAGGCAGTATCAGAAGCCCGGGCAAAAGATGGCCGCGGATTCGGCAAGCTGCTCGGCGAATCCGTCTCAACTGCCGTTCAGAGCCTGATGGTTATCGGCGGCTACATGATTATGTTCGCTGTTGTCATAAATATTGCTACTTCTCTAGTACCGCAGCTGCCTCCTGCTTTGGCGGCAAGTTTTCTGGAGATTCATCTCGGAGCAAATGCACTGACCTCAGAACTGACAGCACCTCACGACTTTAGTTCCATGGGGATCACAGGCCTGGCCCTGCTATCAGCTGCTCTCGGCTGGAGCGGAATTTGCGGCCAGCTCCAAGCACTTACCTTGCTTAAAAGGGCGAAAATCTCTTTCCTGCCTTATGCCGCCGTCCGCTTGCTGCATGGAGTATTTGCCTTTGCTTTTACCCTATTATTATGGAACCCGCTGATGAATCTCCGTGAAACCGTACTGCCGGCGGTGGCGGGTCCCGAGGTTGCCGAATCGACCGCAACACTTGGAGCATTGAACGTATGGAGCGTAGTCCCCCAGCTGCTTGGCCTGCAATCGCTGCTGCTGATGATGATCATCGCTCTGTCTGCCGCTGTATCTGCTGTTACTTGGCTCCGCCGTCTAAACGGCTGA
- a CDS encoding SepM family pheromone-processing serine protease gives MRQLKRRVGVRAIAYLFTFVVILYVAVFMNTPYLVYQPGSASEVAPMIKVENADPQEQGTFMMTTVSASYANVALLVASAFNSNAEVVLKETRLGDKSEQEYAAEQVYYMSSSQSASVQAAYHAAGVPYEDVVDYLYVFSVPEESSQDQFQIGDKIIRVQGQTVPDPTALSKLLSSSKVGDQVEVVLQRGGKEVKEQVTLVEVKDKETAAGRPGFGVVIGAVQKVQPKDAGKAVSFVDTSVGGPSAGLMFTMEIYNQLTKGDLTKGHRVAGTGTIDAEGKVGAIGGVKHKIVAADREDAEIFFVPVKNYDEAKARADKIGTSMKLVPVSTLDDALKYMEELPVKP, from the coding sequence TTGAGGCAACTGAAACGCCGGGTAGGCGTTCGCGCCATAGCCTACTTGTTTACTTTTGTGGTTATACTCTATGTTGCAGTATTTATGAATACTCCATATCTCGTGTATCAGCCGGGCAGTGCCTCAGAGGTGGCGCCGATGATCAAGGTGGAGAATGCCGATCCGCAGGAGCAGGGCACATTCATGATGACGACCGTATCAGCGAGCTACGCCAATGTTGCCCTATTAGTGGCTTCTGCGTTTAATTCCAATGCGGAAGTCGTATTGAAAGAGACCAGGCTAGGGGATAAGAGTGAGCAGGAATATGCGGCTGAGCAGGTATATTATATGAGCAGCTCCCAGTCTGCTTCCGTTCAGGCTGCCTATCATGCTGCGGGCGTTCCTTATGAGGATGTTGTAGACTATCTGTATGTCTTCTCGGTTCCGGAGGAAAGCAGCCAGGACCAATTTCAAATAGGCGACAAAATCATCCGTGTTCAAGGGCAAACTGTGCCAGACCCCACTGCGCTCTCCAAACTGCTTTCCTCAAGCAAGGTTGGCGATCAGGTAGAAGTCGTACTGCAGCGGGGTGGTAAGGAAGTCAAGGAACAGGTAACACTGGTGGAGGTTAAAGACAAGGAGACTGCGGCGGGCCGCCCAGGATTTGGGGTTGTGATTGGCGCGGTGCAGAAGGTACAGCCGAAGGACGCAGGAAAAGCGGTCAGCTTTGTGGATACCAGTGTCGGAGGACCCTCGGCTGGCCTAATGTTTACGATGGAAATTTATAACCAACTTACTAAAGGCGATTTAACCAAAGGACACCGGGTAGCGGGAACTGGAACTATTGACGCTGAAGGCAAGGTAGGGGCCATTGGCGGAGTGAAGCATAAGATTGTTGCTGCAGACCGGGAGGATGCGGAGATTTTTTTCGTGCCGGTTAAGAATTATGATGAAGCCAAAGCCAGAGCGGATAAAATAGGCACCTCAATGAAGCTGGTGCCTGTATCCACTCTGGATGACGCGCTGAAATATATGGAAGAGCTGCCGGTCAAACCCTAA
- a CDS encoding nucleotidyltransferase: protein MTTVGIIAEYNPLHNGHVHHFNEAKKISGADSVIVVMSGPFTQRGEPAAVSKRARTEMALHMGADLVIELPVAYALQPAEWFAFGAVSLLEATGVVDSLCFGSEAGTLGELLPLAGFLAEESSELQSEIRRLMALGTSFPAAYSTAAAAVWEGSLPGEEKPFDAEELLRQPNNSLGLHYLIALRRLGSVIRPLTVPRTGAGFHDPLQAGSSIASATAIRRLLNEGGSPAEFMPEYSVSILEREHAAGRGPLNLEDFRIQLRHVLTTHTAAELRSLQDMNEGLENRLLRVMPQLEQFSVSALLQVLKSRRYTHTRLQRLLLHALLNHSKEEMTPSRLAQGPGYIRVLGFSESGRKLLKNMKRSASLPVVLSPAHFSHPMLECDLQASAAYAGAFANPLRTDLYSDFLLPPVRV from the coding sequence GTGACAACCGTCGGCATAATAGCAGAATACAACCCTTTACATAACGGGCATGTCCACCATTTCAACGAAGCCAAAAAAATCTCCGGCGCGGACAGCGTGATCGTCGTCATGAGCGGCCCGTTCACCCAGCGCGGCGAGCCGGCTGCGGTCAGTAAACGGGCCCGCACGGAGATGGCGCTGCATATGGGCGCCGATCTCGTGATTGAACTGCCGGTCGCTTATGCGCTTCAACCGGCAGAGTGGTTCGCCTTCGGAGCTGTATCCCTGCTGGAAGCGACCGGGGTCGTGGACAGCCTGTGCTTCGGCTCCGAAGCCGGCACTTTGGGTGAGCTGCTGCCGCTGGCCGGATTCCTGGCCGAAGAAAGCAGCGAGCTTCAGAGCGAGATCCGCCGCCTCATGGCGCTAGGCACAAGCTTCCCCGCCGCATACAGCACAGCAGCGGCGGCAGTCTGGGAAGGGTCTCTCCCGGGAGAGGAGAAACCCTTCGATGCCGAAGAACTGCTGCGGCAGCCGAACAACAGTCTCGGCCTGCATTACCTGATCGCCCTGCGGCGGCTCGGCAGTGTCATCAGACCTCTTACCGTGCCGCGCACTGGCGCAGGCTTCCATGACCCGCTGCAGGCGGGGTCTTCCATTGCCAGCGCCACAGCGATCCGCCGGCTTCTTAATGAAGGCGGCTCACCTGCAGAATTCATGCCAGAATATAGCGTGTCCATCCTGGAAAGAGAGCATGCAGCCGGCAGAGGCCCTTTGAACCTGGAAGACTTCCGCATCCAGCTCCGTCATGTGCTGACTACGCATACTGCCGCAGAGCTGAGGTCCCTGCAGGATATGAATGAAGGGCTTGAGAACCGGCTGCTGAGAGTCATGCCGCAGCTTGAACAATTCTCGGTCAGCGCATTGCTGCAAGTATTAAAGAGCAGACGCTACACGCATACACGGCTGCAGAGATTGCTGCTGCATGCCCTGCTGAATCACAGCAAGGAGGAAATGACACCTTCCCGGCTGGCCCAAGGCCCCGGCTACATTCGGGTTCTGGGGTTCAGCGAGAGCGGCAGAAAGCTGCTCAAGAATATGAAGAGAAGTGCCTCTCTTCCCGTTGTCCTGAGTCCTGCCCATTTCTCACATCCGATGCTTGAATGCGATCTCCAAGCCTCCGCCGCGTATGCCGGAGCTTTCGCCAATCCTCTGCGTACTGATTTGTACAGCGATTTCTTACTGCCGCCGGTTAGGGTTTGA
- a CDS encoding YceD family protein, with the protein MKIHFRKMANVDEPLNIHETMDVSELVKGRKDILAVAPLLVDLKALPADTDCVNVVGRLSGEVDMLCSRCLTEVNSKLNIPFAETFKWLKEPILPEDEDDELIYIKDETVELVPFVEENFVLHLPDSVLCKADCLGLCQKCGQNLNEGTCSCDNTVIDPRLAGLKDFFK; encoded by the coding sequence ATGAAGATTCACTTTCGCAAAATGGCAAATGTCGATGAGCCTCTGAATATTCATGAAACTATGGATGTCAGCGAGCTTGTCAAAGGGCGAAAGGATATACTTGCTGTTGCACCGCTCTTGGTGGACCTTAAAGCGCTGCCCGCGGATACCGATTGTGTGAACGTGGTGGGAAGACTGAGTGGAGAGGTGGACATGTTATGTTCACGTTGTCTCACCGAGGTCAACAGTAAGCTGAACATTCCTTTTGCGGAGACTTTCAAGTGGCTTAAGGAGCCAATTCTTCCCGAAGATGAAGATGATGAACTCATTTACATCAAAGATGAGACTGTGGAGCTTGTCCCGTTCGTGGAAGAAAACTTCGTACTGCACTTGCCGGATTCGGTATTGTGCAAGGCAGACTGTCTTGGTCTTTGTCAGAAATGCGGACAAAACTTGAACGAAGGCACCTGCAGTTGCGACAACACAGTGATCGATCCTCGACTCGCTGGGTTGAAAGACTTTTTCAAATGA
- the rpmF gene encoding 50S ribosomal protein L32 translates to MAVPQRRTSKTRRDKRRTHFKLVVPGMVKCEQCGELKLAHHVCKVCGTYKAREIIKQ, encoded by the coding sequence ATGGCAGTACCTCAACGGAGAACGTCCAAAACACGCCGTGACAAACGCCGCACCCACTTCAAACTGGTTGTGCCGGGCATGGTGAAATGCGAACAATGCGGAGAGCTGAAACTGGCTCACCACGTATGCAAAGTTTGCGGAACTTACAAAGCAAGAGAGATCATCAAACAATAG
- the fapR gene encoding transcription factor FapR translates to MSKKERQQQLLGIIDGNPFVTDRELTRQLKVSIQTIRLDRLELGIPELRERMKQMAEHSYDQVRSLPANEVVGDIVDLQLDKSGISIFEIREEHVFSRNGIARGHYVFGQANSLAVAVINDEIALTASADIRFVRMVRLGEKCIAKAQVRSLAGRNGKAEVDVFTYVGEELVFQGHFVVYRSAIEEYSEGGNRSADRH, encoded by the coding sequence ATGTCCAAGAAAGAGCGCCAGCAGCAGCTGCTGGGTATTATCGATGGCAATCCATTTGTGACCGACAGGGAGTTGACCCGGCAGCTCAAGGTGAGCATTCAGACCATCCGTCTGGACCGGCTGGAGCTGGGGATTCCGGAGCTGCGTGAACGGATGAAGCAAATGGCTGAACATTCTTATGATCAGGTGCGCTCCTTACCAGCCAATGAAGTGGTCGGTGATATTGTCGATCTGCAGCTGGACAAGAGCGGCATTTCCATATTTGAAATTCGTGAGGAGCATGTCTTCTCCAGGAACGGGATCGCTCGTGGCCACTACGTGTTCGGACAGGCCAATTCGCTGGCGGTTGCCGTGATCAATGACGAAATTGCCCTGACCGCTTCAGCCGACATCCGGTTTGTGCGCATGGTCCGGTTAGGCGAGAAATGTATTGCCAAAGCGCAGGTGCGTTCGCTCGCTGGCCGGAACGGCAAAGCTGAGGTGGACGTATTTACGTATGTCGGAGAAGAACTCGTGTTTCAGGGTCATTTTGTAGTGTACCGGTCCGCAATTGAAGAATACAGCGAAGGGGGAAACCGCAGTGCTGATCGCCATTGA
- the plsX gene encoding phosphate acyltransferase PlsX: MLIAIDAMGGDNAPECNVEGALSAAAEWSDTQIVLVGDEARLEPLLKNKPSNVTVRHAGEVIGSDEEPVKAVRRKKDSSMVVAGRMVREGEADAMISSGNTGALMTTGLLVVGRMDGIERPALAPMIPTLDDVGVLALDLGANMDAKPQHLAQYALMGSIYRSKVHGIAKPRVGLLNVGTEPGKGNELTKEAYPLLAALPGIHFVGNVEARDVLTGNCDVLVCDGFAGNILLKTLEGTAGAMFSLLKEQFSRSLKTKLGAAILMPELRSLKGKMDYKEHGGAPLLGLSGLVVKGHGSSDGNAVKNAVRQARIALQAGLVSSISKEISGK, from the coding sequence GTGCTGATCGCCATTGATGCCATGGGAGGCGATAATGCTCCTGAATGCAATGTGGAAGGGGCATTGTCCGCGGCCGCGGAATGGAGCGATACGCAGATTGTGCTCGTCGGCGACGAAGCCAGACTTGAGCCGCTGCTGAAGAATAAACCGTCCAATGTGACGGTGCGTCATGCGGGGGAAGTGATTGGCTCCGATGAAGAGCCGGTCAAAGCAGTCCGCCGCAAGAAGGATTCATCCATGGTTGTGGCTGGACGTATGGTGCGTGAAGGGGAAGCAGATGCCATGATCTCTTCCGGGAACACAGGCGCGCTGATGACCACGGGGCTGCTTGTGGTGGGGAGAATGGATGGAATAGAGCGCCCGGCGCTTGCTCCGATGATTCCGACGCTAGATGATGTCGGCGTACTCGCCCTTGATCTGGGGGCCAACATGGATGCCAAGCCCCAGCACCTCGCACAATACGCGCTGATGGGCAGCATCTACCGCAGCAAAGTACACGGAATTGCCAAGCCGCGTGTAGGGCTGCTGAATGTGGGGACTGAGCCGGGCAAAGGTAATGAATTGACCAAAGAAGCTTATCCTCTGCTAGCCGCTTTGCCGGGGATTCATTTTGTCGGCAATGTTGAAGCACGTGATGTGCTGACGGGCAATTGTGATGTGCTTGTTTGTGACGGGTTTGCGGGCAACATACTTCTGAAGACACTTGAAGGTACGGCGGGCGCTATGTTCTCTCTGCTGAAGGAACAGTTCAGCCGTTCGCTCAAGACCAAGCTGGGTGCGGCTATACTGATGCCGGAGCTCAGAAGTCTCAAGGGGAAGATGGATTACAAGGAGCACGGCGGAGCGCCGCTGCTCGGTCTTAGCGGTCTGGTAGTGAAAGGGCACGGCTCATCTGACGGCAATGCGGTCAAGAATGCAGTCAGACAAGCGCGGATTGCGCTGCAGGCGGGTCTTGTGTCCAGCATATCCAAGGAAATTAGCGGGAAGTGA
- a CDS encoding beta-ketoacyl-ACP synthase III, with amino-acid sequence MKQLRPVGIIGTGKYVPEKILTNSDLEKIVETNDEWIVSRTGIRERHIAAPHEATSDLAYEAALKALESAGMKAEDLDLIIIATVTPDSSFPSTACILQDKLGAKGAAAFDLSAACSGFVYSLATATGFIQNGMYNNALIIGADTLSRITDYTDRNTCVLFGDGAGAVILGEVPEGRGFQSFDLGAEGSGGSLLKMEAGGSRMPASQQTIDDKKHFIYMNGREVFKFAVRVMGTATERVLTKAGLTKEDIDLFVPHQANIRIIQSAMQRLDLPEEKCVINVDRYANTSAASIPLALVEAAEEGRMKEGDTVLMVGFGGGLTWGASVLKW; translated from the coding sequence ATGAAACAGTTACGTCCGGTAGGAATAATTGGTACAGGAAAATATGTGCCCGAAAAAATATTAACTAACAGTGATTTGGAAAAGATAGTCGAAACGAATGATGAATGGATTGTCAGCCGTACAGGGATCCGTGAACGGCATATTGCCGCTCCGCATGAGGCGACCTCGGATCTTGCTTATGAAGCTGCGCTGAAGGCGCTGGAATCAGCAGGCATGAAGGCGGAGGATCTGGATCTCATTATTATAGCAACAGTTACACCTGACAGTTCTTTTCCGTCCACAGCCTGCATTCTGCAGGACAAACTGGGGGCCAAAGGAGCCGCGGCTTTTGACTTGTCCGCAGCCTGCTCCGGCTTCGTCTACAGTCTGGCAACAGCAACCGGATTTATCCAGAACGGGATGTATAACAATGCATTGATCATTGGAGCGGATACCTTGTCGCGGATTACGGATTACACGGACCGCAACACTTGCGTGTTGTTCGGAGACGGCGCGGGAGCGGTTATTCTCGGCGAAGTTCCGGAAGGCAGAGGTTTCCAATCCTTTGATCTCGGTGCTGAAGGCTCCGGAGGCAGCCTGCTGAAGATGGAAGCGGGCGGCTCGCGTATGCCGGCTTCCCAGCAGACGATAGACGACAAGAAGCATTTCATATACATGAACGGCCGTGAGGTGTTCAAGTTCGCCGTTCGGGTGATGGGTACGGCTACCGAGCGTGTGCTTACCAAAGCAGGTCTCACGAAGGAAGACATTGATCTGTTCGTGCCGCACCAGGCAAATATCCGCATCATTCAATCGGCTATGCAGCGTTTGGATCTGCCAGAAGAGAAATGCGTAATCAACGTGGACAGATACGCCAATACGTCTGCGGCTTCGATTCCGCTTGCGCTGGTTGAAGCAGCGGAAGAGGGCCGGATGAAGGAAGGCGACACCGTGCTGATGGTTGGCTTCGGCGGCGGCCTTACTTGGGGTGCCTCGGTACTGAAATGGTAA
- the fabD gene encoding ACP S-malonyltransferase: MGKIAFVFPGQGAQAVGMGKDVYDALPDSRAVFEKGDEVLGFPLSKLVFEGPDSELKQTVNTQPALVTTSVAYLEALNKHGLKPDYVAGHSLGEYSALVASGVLSYEDAVSLVRLRGRFMEEAVPGGQGAMAAVLGAEREALAELCNNISAEGNPVELANVNCPGQIVVSGSLEGVNAVVQRVKEAGGKRAIPLEVSGPFHSSLMKEAAERLAAELKDVTFNAPSVPVIANVTASPVTDPEEIRGLLVRQVFSPVLWQDSVEWLIAAGVDTFVEIGSGSVLAGLIRKIDKNVKVININSLESIQTVNGLA; this comes from the coding sequence ATGGGTAAAATCGCATTTGTCTTTCCCGGCCAGGGTGCACAGGCAGTTGGGATGGGTAAGGATGTTTATGACGCTCTGCCGGATAGCCGTGCGGTGTTCGAGAAGGGCGATGAAGTGCTTGGGTTTCCGCTGAGTAAACTTGTATTTGAAGGTCCGGACAGCGAACTCAAGCAGACGGTAAACACACAGCCTGCGCTTGTAACAACCAGTGTAGCTTATCTGGAAGCACTGAATAAGCATGGACTGAAGCCAGACTACGTTGCAGGTCACAGTCTGGGTGAATACAGCGCTCTTGTGGCTTCAGGCGTACTGTCTTATGAGGATGCAGTCAGCCTCGTGCGTCTCCGGGGACGTTTCATGGAAGAAGCGGTTCCTGGCGGACAGGGCGCTATGGCAGCTGTATTGGGTGCAGAACGCGAAGCTTTGGCTGAGCTGTGCAACAATATTTCCGCAGAGGGCAACCCGGTTGAATTGGCAAACGTCAACTGTCCGGGTCAGATTGTAGTGTCCGGATCGCTCGAAGGTGTGAATGCTGTCGTTCAGCGTGTGAAAGAAGCCGGAGGCAAGCGGGCGATTCCGCTCGAAGTCAGCGGACCGTTCCACTCTTCTTTGATGAAGGAAGCTGCCGAGCGTCTGGCAGCTGAACTGAAAGATGTAACCTTTAATGCGCCTTCAGTTCCTGTAATTGCCAATGTTACTGCCTCGCCGGTTACCGATCCCGAGGAAATCCGCGGGCTGCTGGTACGCCAGGTGTTCTCGCCTGTACTCTGGCAGGACAGTGTGGAATGGCTGATTGCGGCTGGTGTGGACACATTTGTTGAGATTGGCTCCGGCAGTGTGCTGGCAGGACTGATCCGCAAAATTGACAAGAATGTCAAGGTGATCAATATCAACAGTCTGGAAAGCATCCAGACAGTCAATGGCTTGGCTTAA
- the fabG gene encoding 3-oxoacyl-ACP reductase FabG — protein sequence MFSALRGQTALVTGGSRGIGRSIALLLAEHGVKVAVNYSGSEAAAQETVARIAELGSEGIALKGNVGKSDEAENLVKEVLNTWGKIDILVNNAGITRDNLIMRMKEEEFDQVIETNLKGVFNCLKAVTRPMMKQRYGRIINISSVVGVTGNPGQINYTAAKAGVIGMTKAAARELSSRGITVNCIAPGFIDTDMTRELSDEVRSELIKGIPLAQLGRPEDIAMAAVFLASEGAAYMTGQTLHVDGGMYM from the coding sequence ATGTTCTCAGCATTAAGAGGCCAGACGGCCCTTGTAACCGGCGGTTCCCGCGGCATCGGCCGCAGCATAGCGCTTCTACTCGCAGAGCATGGCGTGAAAGTGGCCGTGAACTATTCCGGAAGTGAAGCTGCAGCGCAGGAAACAGTAGCCCGGATAGCAGAGCTAGGCTCCGAGGGGATTGCCCTGAAGGGGAATGTAGGCAAAAGCGATGAGGCGGAGAATCTTGTTAAAGAGGTCTTGAACACTTGGGGCAAGATTGACATCCTCGTTAATAATGCCGGCATCACCAGGGACAACCTGATTATGCGCATGAAGGAAGAGGAATTTGATCAGGTCATCGAAACGAATCTCAAAGGCGTGTTCAACTGTCTAAAAGCAGTCACACGTCCGATGATGAAGCAGCGTTACGGGCGGATCATCAATATTTCTTCGGTTGTGGGTGTGACGGGGAATCCTGGGCAGATTAACTATACTGCTGCAAAGGCAGGGGTAATCGGCATGACGAAAGCTGCGGCCCGCGAGCTGTCTTCACGGGGAATTACCGTGAACTGCATCGCTCCCGGTTTTATAGACACCGATATGACCCGTGAGTTGTCCGATGAAGTCCGCAGTGAGCTGATTAAGGGAATTCCCCTTGCTCAGCTTGGGCGGCCGGAGGACATTGCTATGGCGGCGGTATTTTTGGCCTCGGAAGGGGCTGCTTACATGACCGGTCAGACACTTCATGTGGACGGCGGTATGTACATGTAA
- a CDS encoding acyl carrier protein — protein sequence MSDVLERVKRIVIDRLGADEAEVTLEASFKDDLGADSLDVVELVMELEDEFDMEISDEDAEKITTVGEVVKYIQSHT from the coding sequence ATGTCCGATGTATTGGAGCGTGTAAAACGCATTGTCATCGACCGCTTAGGTGCCGATGAAGCTGAGGTAACATTAGAAGCGTCTTTCAAAGATGATTTAGGTGCTGATTCTCTTGATGTAGTAGAATTGGTTATGGAATTGGAAGATGAATTCGATATGGAAATCTCTGATGAAGATGCAGAGAAGATTACGACCGTGGGTGAAGTTGTGAAGTACATACAATCTCATACCTAG